A region of the Neorhizobium sp. NCHU2750 genome:
CGCCTTGCCACAGGCGATGAGACGCAGCGCGCTATCGCCCGCAGCTACAACGTCAGCCAGAGCACCATTGCGAGGCTCCGACCATGACCCCCGTTTACCTCACCCACGTTGATCCCGGCCGGAACATGGCGCGCTTCTACACCATGAGCGTACAACCGACGTTATTCGGCGAGTGTTCGGTGGTACGCGAGTGGGGGCGCATCGGCACGGGCGGGCAGGTGAGGGAAACCCATCACACCACCCCGCAGGAAGCGCAGGCCTTTGCCGAGGAGATTCTCCGGCAGAAACTCCGCAAGGGTTATCAATTGATTTGATGTTGCAGGGGCTTACCCCTGCGAACTCTAACTTTAACGCTAATGTTAACGTCAGATTTAAAGTTAGTGCGAACGTCAAAGTTAATGCTTATTTTAACATTGCGGCTTACGATTCGTTCGTAAATCAAGGAGCGGCTATGTTCACCATCACCTTTGCGAACCCGAAAGGCGGTTCGGGGAAAACCACTTCGGCCATGCTATTGGCCGAGCAGATCCGTGCCGCTGGCGCGACGGTCGCCATTCTGGATTGCGACCCTAACCAGAACATCGTGCAGTGGGACGCCCAACGTGCGGAGCAGGGGAGGGCATCGCCCTTCATCGTGCGCCCCGTGCCCAC
Encoded here:
- a CDS encoding WGR domain-containing protein — protein: MTPVYLTHVDPGRNMARFYTMSVQPTLFGECSVVREWGRIGTGGQVRETHHTTPQEAQAFAEEILRQKLRKGYQLI